From the Methanobacterium aggregans genome, one window contains:
- a CDS encoding decaprenyl-phosphate phosphoribosyltransferase: protein MFKDILMSMRPKQWYKNLVIFIGIVFSLNLLNFNLWTNVISAFVVFCLLSGSIYIINDCLDVEKDRNHPKKCERPLASGRLKKPHALLFSGIAVVIALLLAYTVNTSLFLVSLSFFGLILVYSLFLKEMILVDILVISAGFVLRAVAGCVAIGIFVSSWLILCTFLMALFLALVKRRHELILLKDKAGSHRKILESYSEDMLDQMINITTASLIMSYSLYTFFAQNIYLMATIPLAFYGVFRYLFLVHSNGIGGEPEIIFKDKGMVISMTLWVALVIGVLYFNKLGLPGV, encoded by the coding sequence ATGTTTAAGGACATACTTATGTCAATGCGTCCCAAGCAGTGGTACAAGAACCTAGTTATATTTATTGGGATCGTATTTTCACTAAATCTTCTAAATTTTAACTTATGGACAAATGTTATTTCTGCATTTGTAGTGTTTTGCTTACTTTCTGGAAGTATTTACATCATAAACGATTGTTTGGATGTGGAAAAGGATCGTAACCATCCTAAAAAATGCGAAAGGCCCCTTGCATCTGGACGGCTGAAAAAGCCCCATGCACTGCTGTTTTCAGGCATAGCAGTTGTAATTGCATTGTTACTGGCCTACACAGTGAACACTTCGCTCTTTCTGGTTTCACTCTCCTTTTTCGGCCTGATCCTGGTTTACTCCCTCTTCCTGAAGGAGATGATCCTGGTTGACATCCTGGTCATCTCAGCAGGATTCGTACTCAGGGCAGTTGCAGGCTGTGTTGCCATAGGTATCTTCGTATCGTCATGGCTCATACTCTGCACATTCCTCATGGCCCTTTTCCTTGCCCTTGTGAAGCGAAGGCACGAACTGATCCTACTCAAGGATAAGGCAGGAAGCCACCGTAAAATCCTTGAGAGTTACTCAGAGGACATGCTGGACCAGATGATCAACATAACCACCGCATCCTTGATCATGTCCTACTCCCTCTACACCTTCTTTGCACAGAACATCTACCTAATGGCCACAATACCCCTGGCATTCTACGGAGTCTTCCGTTACCTGTTCCTGGTGCACAGCAATGGAATTGGTGGAGAACCTGAAATAATATTCAAGGACAAAGGCATGGTTATAAGCATGACCCTCTGGGTGGCATTAGTGATTGGAGTACTTTACTTCAATAAATTAGGACTTCCAGGAGTTTAA
- a CDS encoding PHP domain-containing protein: MRYDLHTHSKYSRDGWVEPETLVKTAMKKGLSGIAVTDHNTIEGGLKAKEFETENFEVVVGSEISTERGEVTGLFLSEEVVSRNFLGVIHEIREQNGLVVLPHPFDELRGNGIAPVDEDAKLVDYIETFNSRCFRTRYNEMAAEYAKKHGLKTLGGSDAHFAHEIGRAGVDTDDDLHDAFKRGNFTVFGERSSLMNLGMTKVLKIWRKTGSGSY; this comes from the coding sequence ATGAGATACGACCTTCACACCCACTCAAAGTACTCAAGAGACGGTTGGGTGGAACCTGAAACCCTGGTAAAAACAGCCATGAAAAAGGGACTCTCTGGAATAGCAGTAACTGATCACAACACCATTGAAGGAGGTTTGAAGGCCAAGGAATTTGAAACTGAAAACTTCGAGGTTGTGGTTGGATCTGAAATCTCAACAGAAAGGGGTGAGGTTACAGGTCTCTTCCTGTCTGAAGAAGTTGTTTCAAGAAATTTTCTGGGGGTCATCCATGAAATCAGAGAACAGAATGGTTTGGTTGTTCTCCCACATCCCTTCGATGAACTCCGTGGAAACGGGATCGCACCCGTGGACGAGGATGCAAAACTTGTTGATTACATTGAAACCTTCAACTCCCGATGTTTCAGGACAAGGTACAATGAAATGGCAGCAGAATATGCCAAAAAACACGGCCTAAAAACTTTAGGCGGTAGCGACGCCCATTTTGCCCATGAAATTGGCAGGGCAGGCGTGGATACAGATGATGACCTGCATGATGCATTTAAAAGGGGGAATTTCACTGTTTTTGGTGAAAGATCCTCTCTGATGAATTTAGGAATGACAAAGGTGCTGAAAATATGGAGAAAAACAGGTTCTGGCTCGTACTGA
- a CDS encoding lysylphosphatidylglycerol synthase transmembrane domain-containing protein gives MEKNRFWLVLIFAVVVYVVLGVYADLGDLLTALESFDWTFILLLLGLTTIGYLIRFIRWDYLLRGVGVNLDLRDNLFVYISGLSMTITPAKAGEIWKGWLIREINGESLSKTVPVVISDRLTDILALVFLSLLGILYYRQGAYIIIAILILFAGFVLAVRSEAISNLLIRVLEKRAGKYSKDVESMHETFKETLNPKKLVVTTILGLMAWFMECLALYLAVIAFGDHLGIVVSTFTFSFASLAGALSMIPGGLGVAEATLSGLLQFFGLTATISVGVAIIIRFATLWYGTFLGLIVYLLGKSRIIKESKDD, from the coding sequence ATGGAGAAAAACAGGTTCTGGCTCGTACTGATCTTCGCAGTGGTTGTTTACGTTGTACTGGGAGTTTACGCAGATCTGGGTGATCTCTTAACTGCCCTTGAAAGCTTTGACTGGACTTTCATCCTTCTGCTTCTGGGTTTAACAACCATTGGTTACCTCATAAGGTTCATTAGATGGGATTACCTCCTCAGGGGTGTTGGTGTGAACCTGGATCTCAGGGACAACCTCTTCGTGTACATAAGCGGACTTTCAATGACCATAACCCCTGCCAAAGCAGGGGAGATATGGAAGGGCTGGCTCATAAGGGAAATAAATGGTGAAAGTTTGAGTAAAACAGTTCCAGTTGTTATAAGCGACCGTTTAACTGACATACTGGCCCTTGTATTCCTTTCACTCCTGGGAATCCTCTACTACCGGCAGGGAGCCTACATCATAATAGCCATCCTCATCCTCTTTGCTGGATTCGTCCTTGCAGTGAGATCTGAGGCCATTTCAAACTTGTTAATACGCGTACTTGAGAAGCGGGCTGGAAAGTACTCCAAGGATGTTGAGAGCATGCATGAAACCTTCAAGGAAACTCTGAACCCTAAAAAGCTCGTTGTAACAACCATTCTGGGTTTGATGGCCTGGTTCATGGAGTGTCTTGCCCTTTACCTTGCAGTTATTGCCTTCGGTGATCACCTGGGAATCGTTGTTTCAACCTTCACCTTCAGCTTTGCATCCCTTGCAGGGGCACTGAGCATGATCCCTGGAGGTCTGGGTGTGGCTGAAGCAACCCTATCAGGACTGCTCCAGTTTTTCGGACTCACAGCCACCATATCCGTTGGTGTTGCCATCATAATCCGTTTCGCAACCCTGTGGTATGGAACATTCCTTGGGCTCATTGTTTACCTTCTGGGAAAATCCAGGATCATCAAAGAAAGCAAAGATGATTAA
- a CDS encoding DUF362 domain-containing protein has product MSKVDSKVSILKTSPETVVDDYKELMHLADYDKIVSRENETILKLNLSWTLFYPACSTPPWQLEGVLKTLEDDGFQDVVAVENQTVVTHPWKGAYLNKWLPLLEKYKREFQPLTDVEWSVYEPKSEMMVMDEIFGQVLVPKMFYGNNVIHFPTVKTHGHTTTTGSMKNAFGGLIPKYRHHAHKKIHEVLVDLLAIQREIHPGIFTVMDGCVCGDGAGPRTMDPYVGNVVLASGDPVAVDALAAKIMGFDPLKIDYIKMAHDKGLGMGDVDQIEVVGLDDKELQGLNFGFHVDKSPVIKWDQRLRKKTMGIKWLHHLLFNSPIFKTFIFASGFYHDKLWYPTTGKKNIGQFKTTEWGKLFDAYEYGEFPEFKEVKEWNPY; this is encoded by the coding sequence ATGTCAAAGGTAGATTCTAAAGTTTCAATTTTAAAAACTTCCCCTGAAACAGTTGTAGATGATTATAAGGAGCTGATGCACCTTGCAGATTACGACAAGATCGTGTCCCGTGAGAATGAAACCATACTCAAACTGAACCTCTCATGGACACTTTTCTATCCTGCCTGTTCCACACCACCATGGCAGCTTGAGGGAGTTCTGAAAACCCTGGAGGATGATGGGTTCCAGGATGTGGTTGCAGTGGAGAATCAGACTGTTGTAACCCATCCCTGGAAGGGTGCCTACCTCAACAAGTGGTTGCCCCTCCTTGAAAAGTACAAAAGGGAATTTCAGCCCCTCACAGACGTGGAGTGGAGTGTTTACGAACCAAAGTCTGAGATGATGGTTATGGATGAGATATTCGGCCAGGTTCTGGTTCCCAAGATGTTCTACGGCAACAACGTCATACACTTCCCCACCGTGAAGACCCACGGCCACACAACGACCACAGGATCCATGAAGAACGCCTTCGGAGGTTTGATACCCAAGTACAGGCACCACGCCCATAAGAAGATCCATGAGGTCCTGGTGGATCTCCTTGCAATCCAAAGGGAGATTCATCCCGGGATATTCACTGTGATGGATGGATGCGTCTGCGGAGATGGTGCAGGACCACGTACAATGGACCCCTACGTGGGCAACGTAGTACTTGCAAGTGGAGATCCAGTTGCAGTGGATGCCCTTGCAGCCAAGATAATGGGATTCGACCCACTGAAGATCGATTACATTAAAATGGCCCATGATAAAGGTCTTGGAATGGGTGACGTGGATCAGATCGAAGTTGTGGGTCTTGATGATAAAGAGCTTCAAGGTCTGAACTTCGGGTTCCATGTGGACAAGAGCCCTGTCATCAAGTGGGATCAACGCCTCAGAAAGAAGACCATGGGGATAAAATGGCTGCACCACCTTCTCTTCAATTCACCAATCTTCAAAACATTCATATTCGCCTCAGGATTTTATCACGACAAGCTCTGGTACCCTACAACTGGTAAAAAGAATATAGGGCAGTTCAAGACAACTGAGTGGGGTAAGCTGTTCGATGCGTATGAGTACGGGGAGTTCCCAGAGTTCAAAGAGGTGAAGGAGTGGAATCCATACTGA
- a CDS encoding protein O-mannosyl-transferase family: protein MLKLSRAKINWDTVFPLILIITILITRIPFMSKFLYEWDSANYALAFTNYNIVQQQPHPPGYLFYVALGRGFNYVFNDPNTSLIALAIFFSALSAVLLYFMTKEIFSRRVGIASSILFIFNPLIWFYGEIASIYIFEAFFSILIAYSCYKLFRGDERFIYLSAMVLGLAGGFRTDLVEFMFPLWVLCILYAKPSFIKFIKGMAVFALSILSWLIPTALSVGGIHQYLQLLRSTSAAADYTSIIFGASISQQILNSGACIIWSLLGLTVIGILTVLYFLIKRRNVLKNNLVFHLKKPLTLFFLLWAGPAFIFYLLIYVVKPGYLLTCIPVFMVMLAYIMNRVSGFINIKFPEVSAKKVLASILVIYALLNAAYFIYPGDIHNGDTWETPMDKMSTTQEIWFDLDVGLIYNNAKISANDENTALHIQNILNISNSDPSSTIIIIRDITREDEGFNWRKAMYYLPGYDVYYLFNEENSGITANVSSWHGKNHSYTTSKAPTLDVPMNSSTTRIVWIMSNQTSFYQEVKSKVGVNSIKLPNGLNIYYSQIGNQTSNFQISGFIFRR from the coding sequence ATGCTGAAACTATCCAGAGCGAAGATCAACTGGGATACTGTATTTCCATTGATCTTAATCATCACAATCTTAATAACAAGAATTCCATTCATGAGCAAATTTCTGTATGAATGGGATTCTGCAAACTACGCATTAGCATTTACAAATTACAACATCGTCCAGCAGCAGCCACATCCCCCAGGGTACCTATTCTACGTGGCCCTTGGAAGGGGATTTAACTACGTATTCAATGATCCAAACACCAGCCTGATAGCTCTGGCAATATTTTTCAGTGCCTTGAGTGCCGTGCTGCTGTACTTCATGACCAAGGAGATCTTCTCAAGGAGGGTGGGGATCGCAAGTTCCATACTGTTCATTTTCAACCCACTGATATGGTTCTACGGAGAAATTGCAAGTATTTACATCTTCGAAGCCTTCTTCAGTATTTTAATAGCCTACAGTTGCTACAAACTATTCAGGGGAGATGAAAGATTTATATACCTCTCTGCAATGGTACTGGGTTTGGCAGGGGGTTTCAGAACTGATCTGGTGGAGTTCATGTTTCCACTGTGGGTACTCTGCATACTTTACGCAAAACCTTCCTTCATCAAGTTTATCAAAGGCATGGCTGTATTTGCCCTGTCAATTCTCTCATGGCTCATACCCACAGCCCTGTCAGTTGGGGGCATTCATCAGTACCTTCAACTCTTAAGGAGCACATCTGCAGCTGCAGATTACACCTCCATAATATTCGGTGCCAGCATCAGCCAGCAGATCCTGAATTCAGGAGCCTGCATAATCTGGTCACTTCTGGGATTAACTGTAATTGGGATTTTAACAGTTTTATACTTTTTAATCAAACGTAGAAACGTTTTAAAGAACAATTTAGTTTTTCACCTTAAAAAGCCCTTGACATTGTTCTTTTTGTTATGGGCAGGCCCTGCCTTCATTTTCTACCTCCTGATCTACGTTGTGAAACCAGGTTACCTCCTCACATGCATACCTGTATTCATGGTCATGCTGGCCTACATCATGAACAGAGTTTCAGGATTCATAAACATCAAATTTCCAGAAGTATCAGCTAAAAAAGTTTTAGCTTCAATACTGGTGATCTATGCCCTTTTAAATGCAGCCTACTTCATTTATCCAGGGGATATTCACAACGGGGATACCTGGGAAACGCCCATGGATAAAATGAGTACCACACAGGAAATATGGTTCGACCTGGATGTGGGTTTGATCTACAACAACGCAAAGATCAGTGCAAACGATGAAAACACCGCCCTCCACATCCAGAACATACTGAATATCTCAAATTCAGACCCTTCAAGCACCATAATCATTATAAGAGATATAACCCGAGAAGATGAGGGTTTTAACTGGAGAAAGGCCATGTACTACCTTCCAGGTTACGATGTTTACTACCTCTTCAATGAGGAAAACTCTGGAATCACAGCTAACGTTTCATCATGGCACGGTAAAAACCACAGTTACACCACATCAAAAGCACCAACCCTTGATGTGCCAATGAATTCATCTACAACAAGGATAGTTTGGATAATGAGCAACCAAACATCTTTTTACCAGGAAGTGAAGAGTAAGGTGGGGGTTAACTCCATAAAACTTCCAAACGGCCTGAATATATATTACTCTCAAATTGGAAACCAGACCTCAAATTTCCAGATCAGCGGTTTTATATTCCGGCGTTGA
- a CDS encoding HesA/MoeB/ThiF family protein, giving the protein MIGTYPEENYWEIIDRQKGILNKKEQLKLKNSKITVIGCGGIGGAVIEMLARMGVGNLRIIDKDVFDLSNINRQLMSSMDSIGKAKVDVTKETVNSINPFVKVEALNQELNEKNVETIVKNSDVVVDALDNLIARILTTRKAAELEIPFVHGAIHGTMGQVTTFTPDSPSYEETFKLPSAGKELTEEVIESVGKINKDVPPVIGPVPNVVGCLQAFEAVKYITGNGNIITAPNVLIFDLMKKEPFTMVEF; this is encoded by the coding sequence ATGATTGGTACGTATCCTGAAGAGAATTACTGGGAAATCATAGACAGACAGAAGGGAATACTCAATAAAAAAGAACAGTTAAAACTTAAAAACTCGAAAATAACAGTTATAGGTTGTGGAGGTATCGGCGGCGCTGTTATTGAAATGCTGGCAAGAATGGGAGTCGGAAATCTTCGAATTATTGACAAAGATGTTTTTGATCTTTCAAACATTAACCGCCAGCTCATGAGCAGCATGGACAGCATAGGCAAAGCCAAAGTAGATGTCACAAAGGAGACTGTGAACTCAATAAATCCCTTCGTGAAGGTTGAAGCCTTGAACCAGGAATTGAATGAAAAAAACGTGGAAACAATAGTTAAAAACAGCGACGTTGTTGTTGATGCCCTGGACAACCTGATTGCCAGAATATTAACCACCAGAAAGGCTGCAGAACTTGAAATACCCTTCGTACATGGTGCAATTCATGGCACAATGGGCCAGGTAACAACCTTCACCCCCGACAGCCCATCCTATGAGGAAACGTTTAAACTGCCATCTGCAGGTAAAGAATTGACCGAAGAAGTAATTGAATCTGTTGGAAAAATAAACAAGGATGTTCCACCAGTTATAGGTCCTGTTCCCAATGTCGTGGGATGTTTACAGGCCTTTGAAGCTGTTAAATACATCACAGGTAACGGCAACATCATAACTGCACCCAACGTTCTCATATTCGACCTAATGAAAAAAGAACCATTTACAATGGTTGAATTTTAG
- the glnA gene encoding type I glutamate--ammonia ligase: MQDKIGQVIENIEKCGTKFVRLQFVDIHGTPKNMAVPLAKPEDIEDILKDGLLFDGSSIEGFVNINESDLVIKPDPDTFSTLPWRPEEKGVCRFICDIHWPDMTPFEGDPRYILKKALAKAEDMGYEYNVGPEPEFFIIGADEDGNIIPGDEGVYFDVEPVDQGTDIRRELVLGLEELHFDVEVSHHEVGLGQHEIDFKFDRALKTADAVITFKQAIKAIADNMGCMATFMPKPFFGVNGSGMHVNQSLFKNGENIFYDPDGENGLSKEAMYFTGGLLNHSKALAAIVAPTVNSYKRLVPGYEAPCYIAYGLRNRSTLVRIPASRGKGTRLEFRCPDPSCNPYLAFAAILEAGMDGLKNKMDPGDATEINAFGLDEAGREKLGIDTLPSSLWEAYHALQEDEVVKASLGEHTYNQFMALKRAEWDDYRVQVFPYEHDRYLEI, translated from the coding sequence ATGCAAGATAAGATAGGACAGGTTATTGAAAACATAGAAAAATGCGGCACAAAGTTTGTAAGGCTGCAGTTTGTGGATATACACGGAACCCCAAAGAACATGGCGGTCCCCCTGGCAAAACCAGAAGATATTGAAGATATATTAAAAGACGGACTATTATTTGACGGTTCATCAATCGAAGGATTCGTTAACATCAACGAAAGTGATCTGGTAATAAAACCAGACCCAGACACATTCTCAACCCTCCCATGGAGGCCAGAGGAGAAGGGAGTTTGCAGGTTCATATGTGACATACACTGGCCTGACATGACCCCATTCGAGGGAGATCCAAGGTACATACTCAAAAAAGCCCTTGCAAAGGCAGAAGATATGGGATACGAGTACAACGTTGGCCCAGAACCAGAGTTCTTCATAATCGGTGCAGATGAAGATGGAAACATCATCCCGGGAGATGAAGGTGTTTACTTCGATGTGGAACCAGTTGACCAGGGAACAGACATCAGAAGGGAACTCGTACTTGGACTTGAAGAATTACACTTCGACGTGGAGGTAAGCCACCACGAAGTTGGACTAGGCCAGCACGAGATAGATTTCAAATTTGACAGAGCATTAAAAACAGCAGATGCTGTTATAACATTTAAACAGGCAATAAAAGCAATAGCTGACAACATGGGTTGCATGGCAACCTTCATGCCTAAACCATTCTTCGGTGTAAACGGTAGCGGAATGCACGTCAACCAGAGCCTATTCAAAAACGGAGAAAACATTTTCTACGACCCTGACGGTGAGAACGGACTTTCCAAAGAAGCAATGTACTTCACAGGAGGATTATTAAACCACTCCAAGGCACTTGCAGCAATCGTTGCACCAACAGTCAACTCCTACAAGAGGCTTGTACCAGGATACGAAGCACCGTGCTACATAGCATACGGACTTAGAAACAGGTCCACACTTGTCAGGATCCCTGCAAGCAGAGGAAAAGGTACAAGGCTTGAATTCAGATGCCCTGACCCATCATGTAACCCCTACCTAGCATTTGCAGCAATATTAGAAGCTGGAATGGACGGTTTGAAGAACAAAATGGACCCAGGCGATGCAACTGAGATCAACGCATTCGGACTCGACGAAGCAGGCCGTGAAAAACTTGGAATAGACACACTACCATCCAGCCTATGGGAAGCTTACCACGCACTTCAGGAAGACGAAGTTGTTAAGGCATCCCTGGGTGAACACACCTACAACCAGTTCATGGCACTTAAACGTGCAGAATGGGACGACTACAGGGTTCAGGTATTCCCATACGAACACGACAGGTACTTGGAGATTTAA
- a CDS encoding DUF128 domain-containing protein, with translation MPQETDRKMMEILRILADREEVLGAKTIAEELKKKGYNLGERAVRYHMRILDEKGFTERIGYAGRQITEIGLKELEKGLIYDQVDFIFSKFEDMIYQTTLDPVKGKGSVIVNTSTFTYNEEVMDVIKEVFGKGIAVSPYVNTMLLENENKMKVETVCGTTIDGMLLNSGIPVIPQYGGVVEVEGNTPRRFTELISYKKTSMTPLEAFTDEDMTSVLQVIREGSGLIPANFRIIPSSARNNALKIFEDLEKIGVSGLLKIGEDGESVLGVPVEEDMVGIAVIGGISPLCAAKEAGFEVNIKLAENTLKFEDMTRIAKPKPSLKTTGPEPSEKVKFLLSKAWNLIYKVDFDLETLKGNVIANVSYVKNDDVEDALAAFDSVMGSRPDYCTSRFFKIIKGQEPGKTGIATVCSLTIDGILTKNGISTSPQYGGILETEGKNPRFIELTAYSGSSLDPHEIYISKNMTSVGESLKGRGRILASLREIPYIARPHAVEILEDVKEAGFSILKIGKPSELIYNAKVERYHAGIVAPGGLNPIAIIREHGIHVEPKAVETLMKLQDMEEF, from the coding sequence ATGCCACAAGAGACAGACCGTAAGATGATGGAAATCCTCAGAATTCTGGCAGACAGAGAAGAAGTTCTCGGCGCCAAAACCATAGCTGAAGAACTCAAAAAAAAGGGGTACAATCTGGGAGAACGTGCAGTAAGGTACCACATGAGAATACTGGACGAAAAAGGGTTCACAGAACGTATCGGATATGCTGGAAGACAGATAACAGAAATTGGATTGAAAGAACTTGAAAAAGGTCTCATCTACGATCAGGTTGATTTCATATTCTCCAAGTTCGAGGACATGATCTACCAGACAACCCTTGACCCTGTGAAGGGGAAGGGCAGCGTTATTGTGAACACCTCCACCTTCACCTACAACGAAGAAGTTATGGATGTTATAAAAGAGGTCTTTGGAAAGGGAATTGCTGTAAGCCCCTACGTAAACACCATGCTTCTTGAAAATGAAAATAAAATGAAGGTTGAAACTGTCTGCGGAACCACAATAGATGGAATGCTCCTTAACAGTGGGATACCTGTAATTCCACAGTATGGAGGAGTTGTTGAAGTGGAAGGTAATACGCCACGAAGGTTCACAGAGCTGATATCCTATAAAAAGACATCTATGACTCCTCTGGAAGCATTTACAGATGAGGATATGACCTCAGTGCTTCAAGTCATACGTGAAGGAAGCGGTTTGATCCCTGCAAACTTCAGAATCATTCCCTCAAGTGCAAGGAACAACGCCCTAAAGATATTTGAGGATCTGGAAAAGATAGGAGTATCCGGACTCTTGAAGATAGGTGAAGACGGAGAATCGGTTTTAGGAGTTCCAGTTGAGGAGGATATGGTGGGAATAGCAGTTATAGGTGGCATATCACCCCTTTGTGCTGCAAAAGAGGCAGGATTTGAGGTTAACATAAAACTTGCAGAAAACACTCTCAAATTTGAGGACATGACAAGGATAGCCAAACCTAAACCTTCACTCAAGACAACCGGGCCTGAACCCAGTGAAAAAGTTAAATTTTTGCTCTCAAAAGCCTGGAACCTCATATACAAAGTCGATTTTGACCTTGAAACCCTCAAGGGCAACGTTATTGCAAATGTTTCCTACGTAAAGAATGATGATGTTGAGGATGCCCTCGCTGCATTCGACAGCGTCATGGGCTCAAGGCCGGATTACTGCACAAGCAGGTTCTTCAAGATAATAAAAGGTCAAGAACCTGGTAAAACAGGTATTGCAACTGTCTGCAGCCTGACCATAGACGGAATACTCACAAAAAACGGTATATCCACATCACCCCAGTACGGAGGAATACTTGAAACAGAGGGTAAAAACCCCAGGTTCATTGAACTTACAGCCTACAGCGGCTCATCCCTTGATCCCCATGAGATCTATATTTCAAAGAACATGACATCAGTTGGGGAGTCCTTAAAGGGCCGAGGAAGGATACTTGCAAGCTTAAGGGAGATACCCTACATAGCACGTCCCCATGCCGTTGAAATTCTGGAGGATGTTAAGGAGGCGGGTTTTTCAATACTGAAAATTGGAAAACCAAGTGAGCTGATCTACAACGCCAAGGTTGAAAGGTACCATGCAGGAATCGTGGCTCCAGGGGGTCTTAATCCAATTGCAATCATAAGGGAACATGGAATACATGTGGAACCCAAGGCAGTTGAAACCCTAATGAAACTGCAGGATATGGAGGAATTCTAG
- a CDS encoding DUF2097 domain-containing protein — translation MKKEEKCASCEEICQYIEDEVKPGDTVRLSLGRCYIPGKVVTNSEGVLQINVEGSVIKGLTSIDVKGLKDIIIELEHECKDGVCTIEATDD, via the coding sequence ATGAAAAAGGAAGAAAAATGTGCTAGTTGCGAAGAAATATGCCAATACATAGAAGATGAAGTTAAACCCGGTGACACCGTGCGATTATCACTTGGACGTTGTTACATTCCCGGAAAAGTGGTCACAAATAGTGAGGGAGTGCTCCAAATTAACGTGGAGGGCAGCGTTATAAAGGGATTGACCTCCATAGATGTCAAGGGATTGAAAGACATCATAATCGAACTTGAGCACGAGTGCAAAGATGGTGTATGCACAATTGAAGCCACTGACGATTGA
- a CDS encoding 4Fe-4S binding protein, producing the protein MSVIIDEEKCGKIENCPGEGLCIKLCEQGALVEGDGEVVIIDEKCDDCDICIQNCPNEAISKK; encoded by the coding sequence ATGTCAGTGATCATAGACGAAGAAAAGTGTGGTAAAATTGAAAACTGCCCTGGTGAAGGATTGTGTATAAAACTCTGTGAACAGGGAGCTTTAGTTGAAGGGGACGGCGAAGTAGTCATAATCGACGAAAAATGTGATGACTGTGATATATGTATTCAGAACTGTCCAAACGAAGCTATATCCAAAAAATAG